In Phoenix dactylifera cultivar Barhee BC4 chromosome 1, palm_55x_up_171113_PBpolish2nd_filt_p, whole genome shotgun sequence, the genomic stretch aattatgtaataaatcagtacattttagttggatttgattgaattacattaatctttgattttggcatttatggaattattggaattattggaattattggaattgttgtttatcttaggccttgcatgatctttagggcattgctctagggctcatgcggccggtcgcgtgtcggacccgggtgatgggttcggggcgtgacagatacaATCTCGTCACACTATTGATCTGATAGCTAGTACTATGAAGCATTCGCACAAATGAAAAATTATAAGATGGACCTAGGGTAAAATCACCTTAGGTCCATGATGGCCATTAAAATCCTGTTCAGGCATTACGTGCTCAAGCCCCAAATCCTCCAATAAACCAGAGGGTGCAAACCAAATTGTACCACCTGGCCCCTCACAAAGAGCAAGACAACAATTTACCGACACCATTCGAGACAGGAAAATGGTACATCCTTACGCGGGACATCATCCTCACTGGCAACAAACCAACTAAGATTATGAGGCCCAGCTGTCAACAAATACTGGCTATACGCGGATTCTCCGTTGCCTTCTAACACACAACATCATCAAAGGAATCCGTCCAACTCCTTGACACCCGGCCCTTTCCTGCACACGAATGCAACCCCGTGTCTTTATTGCGCCAAAGCAAAGCAACTTCCCCACCCCCATTAAAGCAAAGCAAAGCAAAGGAAAGCAACAAATAACAATACGGTAACAATAATATTACAAATAATGACTCGAATCATGGTCACGTAGAAATAGAATAGATGCTTAAATatcaatgttaagaaataataTCCACATTAATGTTATCAGTTAGTGCTattattatcattaaaatcaTCTTAGGGTAAAATTAAACTCTTTGGTACCCAACTTCCAGAGTTTCCCATTCCCAAATTGAGCTAATCTTCCAATATTAGCATGTAAGATGGGCTGAAAGAGCCATCATAAATCAATTTAACAAATCCGTCCGCAGGATATATCCAAGTAGCAGCTTGAATTGTGTTTTGTTGGATTTGAAAGACTTGGAAGCCTTCTCTTCTAGCAGAGCTACGATCAATGGTATTCATGACCACATGCCCTATTATGTAGAAATCAAGTATTCATGAAAACGATTAATAGCTTACTTTATAATTTGGTATGAAGGCTCCCTTGAGTCAGAGAAATGATAGGAGTACTAATTTTTCCAAGACCaacaaaaaaacaacaaaagctGCAATAGCTTAATGGATCTGCTTCGTAACTAGACCCAAACCAAAAATGTAAGTCAAGCATAAACTTCCAATCCAACCCAACCTAGTTAGTTTTTTTAGACAATCCAGCTTAGTGGAACTTGACCTGAATTATATCCAATTAATATTCTTGATTTGATCTGGTGCGAGTTCTATCGAAGCTTGGTTAATAAGAACCTTTTAAAGAAGTCCGATTCGTGGGTTGACAGTGAGCGAGACCTAAAAGGAAAATTATGCTTGCAGATGGCATCTCCAGCTTGGATTGCATAGTTTGGAGGAATGAGGCTCTTGATAATTTCTAATTCATATATCGataattgataaaaaaatacCATGATTCATCGGGCTCCAATGGCAACTTTGGAAATTAGAAAGTACTGATTGGAACCATCTGGAGAGCTTCAAGAGAGTAAAGGTCATGCCGTTATTCATTGAAGTTGATTTGACTTTATGGGCTGTTGATGATAGTAACAATGAAATTTACATGTTGGCAACTAATGGTTTGCTGGATATATGTTAGTAACCTTGGTCCCCGTTCTAATCTTAAATTACCGACAACATACCATGGTATGCTATTACATTACAGAGTTTTGCTTTGACAATTCTCTCATTTTTTCAGTTGTTTTGAGGTTTAATTGTAGCCCATATTGATATGCTAAAGGGTAGAATAGTAACTTTCAAGTTTGATTGGGCCAGTCGGCTAGTGAATCCATGAGAGACCAAGGAAAAATACTTCTctgtattctatattgtgcttcCTCCTGTGAGCTCAGGGAACAAACAAAGGCACCTCTCCCAAACAGAGTGGAAAGAGAAGAACAAGGGAATTTGGGCAAGCCTGTTAGAGCACTGGATGTAGCTCCCCTTTTATCTCGCTTACCTATTCTGTCCCTTTTGATCCCACCTTCACCGAATCAGACTTCGCTATGCCTCTTCAAACTCATCCACATTCGGCCATCCAATTGCCTCCAATTGCTGAATGTGAAATTTTAGCAGATCATATTGAAACATGACAAAGAATAGGGAGGAATGAAGTTTACAATCTGTGTTCAGCCAACCTTTCTCTTCCCCCCTCCTCTCCTTCTTATACAACCACTCATATGGTCCTCTGAACTGCCACTTGTTCCACCATCCcacgctcctcctcctcctcctccctccctgtGCTAAGGTAGAGTGAGAAGTGCCAAATAAAGATATGAAGAGGCTGTTGCAAGGCAAGGGGCACAACAGTGACAATTACATCATATTGTATATTGCAAGGATTTGAAATCACTTAGGGGAAAAAATTtggaatatttatatataatgaaCAAAGCTCTGGGCTAATTGCCCGAGAAAAGGGTTTTAGGCTACATTGTTGTACATCTAACTGCATCTTGATGTCTTATTTGTTTGATCCCTGTAAAATGAGGATAGAATATCAAAGGAAAATTAATCTTCCCCATTcataaagagagagaagagacaaaggttttaatcttcttctctcttctctctctctttctccctcctctctctatttctctctctagtttctctttcttccttcttcctctttttctctctcatggTGTCTCTCTCTAGTTGACCCGCATAAGTGGTAGTAGGGACTCGGGGGACCTCGTGATGGACCTTTGGTGGACGCTAGCAGACAGTCTGGGTTACTAGTttcctatttgatttttttttgataaatgagCTTGAATCTGGAAAGAAAAAGTCATCTGCGCCAAAAGATTCTGATCAGGATACTACTCTGCACCCCAACTCGTAGATCGTTGTGTTTAGTCAATCAGAGGTAAGAAGTCTTGTACACAATCACTTTtatgaataatatatattttgtaaTACGTGTTGATTTTAGGGTTTGCATCGTTTTTAGTATGATTGCTTAATGAGttctgatatatatattttgttaaTATATGGAGATATCAAATATCGGTGATTATGGCTACTTAGATTATGGTTTTGATTGTTGGTATATGATGCtgattattttgaaatttgggcatgaatataatataacattatatttTTCTTGGTATGGATGAAATTGAATATTTTGATTGATGAAGAAAAGGATTTGGACTAGACTTATTATGGATTGCCTATCAAGGGCTGAATCGTGACGCATTGGTTTGCTACTGCAGGCCCAAGTGCAGATATTCGGGTTTTTCACTGCAAGCAAAGCGCAGTTATCTTGGATTGCTACTCTGCTGAAGCGTGGATGTTTTGGTTTGCCAGTCATGCCCCAAAGCATGACCTTGAATAGTCCAAATCAAAAAGATAAGGTTAATGAAAAATCTGgataaaaatataagattaaaAGTATAAAACCACTGCATGATAATATCTTAACTGGTTTCTGGAACAGGTTATATGTTTGGCGTACATTTATGGATGcagattttataaattttatcgAGCTATGTTGAATAATCGGTATAAGGCTTTATTATTTTGTCTGCATTTTGATGAGGTTTAtagttaatatttattttaaatttactaTATTTATATTGGTGTGAGTTTGtgagattcttactgggctgtaaagctcaccccacGTCTTCTCTTATTctttcagagttgcaggatacATAGTTTTAGATGGGTTAGGCGTGGAGTTCGAGCATTAGAGTTATGAGTTATGAGTGAGTTAGTTTATTTTCTAGTACCGAGGAACATTTGAAGATTTTATAACTGAACCTGTTGGATCGCTCTAAGGCTCATGCGAGTGTGTTATGTGCTCAGACCTGGATGTTTGATTTGGGGCGTGACGCAACCACATTAGATCCAATAGCTTACTTCAAAGAAAATTACAAACCAACCATGATACATCGCAGCAAATTATTTTTTAGGTGGTCAACAGCATAGCCAACCTTATTTATGTAGACTACCTAACAACCACAGTCAACCGTCTAGTTTCTATTCTCCCCAGATAAACGAAAAATTATTCAGGATCCATGTTTGGAGGGAATCCTTTCTTATCCACTCACCCTTGATGTAAAGGATGAAAATAGGACAATGCAGAAAATACAGCCTGCTCGACAGTcagcaagagaagaaagatcGCTGCCAACACTGAAATTGTAGCCCATGGGTTGCCAAGATAGTCTCGCCTCAAGGCAGCaagccatttgtgccatttgacTTCGTAAAAGCTGTTTACTTCCTCAATCTGATTTGCAAGGTAGTTCTTTTCCCAAACATAGTGTATCTGACTGCCCAACTGATTGAACAGGTCCGCCACTTCTTGATCATTGCTTAGCTTATGTTCCAGTATGCCTTTCAAGTGGAGCAACCGCACGTCCTCAGCCTGGTCGATGATGCAGTCCATAAACAGTGCGTATATCGTAATGTACATCTCAGTGTCGAAATAGCACTGTTCGAAAGCTATGAGGTTTCGGAAGAGAGGACCGGTATAGTCATAGATTGGCAGTTGTGGTATCTCCATCCGCCCACTCCTAAACATTAAATACAACTTCCGGAGGCATAGCAGTGGCGTGATCTTCATCTCCCTTCTCTGAAAATTTATGTTCAAGAAACTGTCTGTCTGTTCCTTCCTCTCGAACTTCACCCCAGCCCTGTCGAGCTCTGTCGCACTAGGAATCCACTTGGGTGCAGATGTCGGAGACCGTCGTGAAGGATCAACTTCTGCTTTCTTGCACTTGCACTTCATGAGTTCAAGAATACATCCTGATGCAGATGTCGAAGTCGGTGCAGATGTCGAAGCCCCTTGTGAAGGAGCAGCTTCTCCTGGTGCAGATGTAGACACTGCTGGCTTTTCTGAAGGGATCCGAGATGaataaaatagatggagcagATGATGGTATTCTCCAGGGGACTTGTTCTCGGACTTCTTGAATGATTCGGATTCCTCAGGAAGGATGCCCTTGAAAAGCCCGCAAGCAAGGTTAACAAGATTAATCTGTCCATCCTCGCATGCTTTGAGACGATCAAATAGCAATTGGATGATGAAGAAAGGAATTTGGTTCTCAAGCTTTAGTAAATCATAAACCATTAATCTAGTAGTGAACAGCCCTGCCCCAGTTGGGCCCTCAAGCTGTTCGTCCTTCTCCTCGATATTTAAAACAACCTCCTCGGTTGCCTCGCCTTCCAactttccttcctcttcctcctttatcTCCTTCGCAATCCCCTTCTCCTTTTTTCTCTCCTTCTTGATCAATGATTCCTTCCTAGGCCACATTTTTAGCATGAGATAAATGATGAAGCACCCATCAAGCAACATGATCGCTGCCATATCTTCGGCATCCAGTGCGGGGAATTCCACAGAGTAGCAGCTCCGGACCTTCCTATCCTGTTTCTTCAACTCCAACAAGCACTCGTTCAACAATTGACTTGCCTGCTCCCGACTT encodes the following:
- the LOC113461849 gene encoding UPF0481 protein At3g47200-like: MPSTDGYQTDEVWTNEVMNDFNSAQPMDHPKRPCTIFKVPEHIRQLDRKAYEPVIASFGPFYHKWWSDSFMRDPKWRYVQHLLSRHRSREQASQLLNECLLELKKQDRKVRSCYSVEFPALDAEDMAAIMLLDGCFIIYLMLKMWPRKESLIKKERKKEKGIAKEIKEEEEGKLEGEATEEVVLNIEEKDEQLEGPTGAGLFTTRLMVYDLLKLENQIPFFIIQLLFDRLKACEDGQINLVNLACGLFKGILPEESESFKKSENKSPGEYHHLLHLFYSSRIPSEKPAVSTSAPGEAAPSQGASTSAPTSTSASGCILELMKCKCKKAEVDPSRRSPTSAPKWIPSATELDRAGVKFERKEQTDSFLNINFQRREMKITPLLCLRKLYLMFRSGRMEIPQLPIYDYTGPLFRNLIAFEQCYFDTEMYITIYALFMDCIIDQAEDVRLLHLKGILEHKLSNDQEVADLFNQLGSQIHYVWEKNYLANQIEEVNSFYEVKWHKWLAALRRDYLGNPWATISVLAAIFLLLLTVEQAVFSALSYFHPLHQG